One region of Culex pipiens pallens isolate TS chromosome 2, TS_CPP_V2, whole genome shotgun sequence genomic DNA includes:
- the LOC120413587 gene encoding uncharacterized protein LOC120413587 has product MEEVNKKLKNFLINSNASGVELNCLPSFSTARRQQLQDYLRYNYGAAVLPAGKRKYQVTLAFLICAIARNHLNELANEDCILEMPSQLQKAFRPPPESCNFCAGIRSVPRISNVDPDDFERRYAYGAGPVIVTDATANWTAPEVFDYWFFGKIYETYGARKGAARCQFFPYKTGFRSLQEALSLEEARVNYEPGTEPWYFGWSNCDPVILKVLREHYGRPYFLPRASENNAVDWVFMGGTGLGAHMHVDNVRLPSWQSQLKGAKEWILAPPPECYYSCDFLSVVVQTGDTIVLDTNKWYHKTNVLSGEISITVGAEYD; this is encoded by the exons ATGGAAGAAGTCAATAAAAAGttgaagaattttttaattaattccaACGCGAGTGGTGTTGAGTTAAATTGTTTGCCCTCGTTTTCAACCGCCAGACGGCAGCAGTTGCAGGACTATTTGCGCTACAATTACGGggcggcagtgttgccagccggCAAACGCAAGTACCAGGTCACTCTGGCATTCCTAATTTGTGCGATCGCGAGGAATCATCTCAACGAGCTTGCAAATGAAGAT TGCATCCTCGAAATGCCCTCGCAGCTGCAGAAGGCGTTCCGACCGCCGCCGGAGAGTTGCAATTTTTGCGCTGGAATTCGGAGCGTGCCCCGAATCTCCAACGTAGATCCGGATGACTTTGAGCGGAGGTACGCGTACGGTGCCGGTCCGGTCATCGTGACAGATGCCACCGCCAACTGGACGGCACCGGAAGTGTTTGACTATTGGTTCTTTGGGAAAATTTACGAAACATATGGCGCCAGAAAGGGTGCGGCTCGGTGTCAGTTTTTCCCTTATAAAACAGGATTTCGTAGTCTGCAGGAAGCGTTGAGCTTGGAGGAAGCTCGGGTTAACTATGAGCCCGGAACGGAACCGTGGTACTTTGGGTGGAGCAATTGTGATCCGGTGATACTGAAGGTGCTGCGGGAGCATTACGGGAGGCCGTACTTTTTGCCCCGGGCGTCCGAGAATAATGCGGTCGATTGGGTGTTTATGGGTGGGACCGGGTTGGGGGCACATATGCAT GTAGACAACGTCCGTTTGCCGTCCTGGCAGTCCCAGCTAAAAGGAGCTAAGGAATGGATACTTGCACCCCCACCAGAATGCTACTACAGTTGTGACTTCCTCTCCGTTGTCGTTCAAACCGGAGATACAA TCGTCCTGGACACCAACAAGTGGTACCACAAAACGAACGTACTGTCGGGCGAGATCAGCATCACCGTCGGTGCGGAATACGACTAA